The genomic segment CTCGCGCTGCGGTTCGCCGAGGCGGGGCAACGCGTTCTGTACTTCACGATCGAGATGCTCAACGAGGAGCAGGTTCTGCGCGCGCTGTTCAACCGAGCCAAGGTTGGCATGTGGCGCATGAAGAAGGACAAGCTCTTCAAAGAGCACTGGGACAAGCTCACGGTGGCCGCAGCCGACCTGGCTAGGTTGCCGCTCCACTTCGATGAGGCGGTCGGCCTGACCGACGCCGACATTGAGCGCCGCGTCATCGAGCACAAGCAAGAGCACGACGGTGATCTCTTCTGCGTCGTTGTCGATCACACCCTGCTCGTGCACGGCGCGAATCAACGTCAACCGCGTCGCGAGCAGCTCAACGGCATCATCGAGACTTTGAAGAACATCGCCAAGGAGCAGAACGTGTGTGTGCTCGCGTTGGCGCAGATGAGCCGGACGCTCGAGGCGCGCACCGTGAAGGACAAGCGCCCGCAGATGTCGGATCTGAAAGAGACCGGCGCGTTTGAGGAGTTCGCCGATGCAAC from the bacterium genome contains:
- a CDS encoding DnaB-like helicase C-terminal domain-containing protein, whose translation is LALRFAEAGQRVLYFTIEMLNEEQVLRALFNRAKVGMWRMKKDKLFKEHWDKLTVAAADLARLPLHFDEAVGLTDADIERRVIEHKQEHDGDLFCVVVDHTLLVHGANQRQPRREQLNGIIETLKNIAKEQNVCVLALAQMSRTLEARTVKDKRPQMSDLKETGAFEEFADATLLLYREDYYHYGEAAYKRDNVLEVLIPKIRSGAAAKVELEFIGSQCRIEPPPNDEPEDEETEPEGPTPVRDYNEPRDD